One Onychomys torridus chromosome 17, mOncTor1.1, whole genome shotgun sequence genomic window carries:
- the LOC118569167 gene encoding sperm-associated antigen 11-like: MKILLLFAVFFWVVQENSGDIPPGIRNTICLMQKGHCRLFRCRFGEKKGDICSDPWNRCCIPISLNNGDR; encoded by the exons ATGAAGATCTTGTTActctttgctgttttcttctgGGTGGTCCAAGAAAACTCAG GGGACATACCACCTGGAATCAGAAATACTATCTGCCTCATGCAGAAAGGCCACTGCAGACTTTTTAGGTGCCGTTTTGGTGAGAAAAAGGGGGACATCTGCTCTGACCCCTGGAACAGATGCTGCATCCCCATTTCCCTTAACAACGGAGATAGATAA
- the LOC118597706 gene encoding beta-defensin 14-like yields the protein MRLHYLLFVFLILFLVPAPGDGFIEKTLRKYFCRKRGGRCAMISCLTTEEQIGKCSQRGRKCCRKKK from the exons ATGAGGCTCCATTATCTGCTATTTGtattcctcatcttgttcttggTCCCTGCTCCAG gGGATGGATTCATCGAGAAAACCCTCCGAAAGTATTTCTGCAGAAAAAGAGGCGGCCGGTGTGCCATGATTAGCTGCCTTACAACAGAAGAACAAATAGGTAAATGTTCTCAGAGAGGTCGAAAATGCtgcagaaagaagaaatag